From Pseudobdellovibrio exovorus JSS, a single genomic window includes:
- the gspC gene encoding type II secretion system protein GspC, with protein MKLGKSAKTDNSKVSKVAIFALLVFVAFAIADLTIIYFRDRMIPDQAPPQKIAPLKPPAFVDRSQFTVIPNRNLFSSSGVMPDAITSAKTETRKDNAPVPSQLPINVIGTLVHSDPARSIAALEIKSKNTSGSYPVGSDIEGLARLEKVERNIIYIRNSNNGLLEYIEMNKGANKVAFDASKAEAPRSGSKEVVTTGDNSFSISRASLLKYTNDLSSVLMQARAVPNRDPNTGEINGFRLLDMQPGSIYEQLGLQRMDVIKGVNGEPVNSVQKAMELYNALKNGNQVKLQVERGGKSDTFTYDIK; from the coding sequence ATGAAACTAGGAAAATCAGCTAAGACCGACAACTCAAAGGTTTCTAAAGTAGCCATTTTTGCCCTACTTGTTTTTGTAGCGTTCGCTATCGCTGACCTTACTATTATCTATTTCCGCGATCGCATGATTCCCGATCAAGCTCCTCCTCAAAAAATTGCACCACTAAAACCGCCTGCTTTCGTAGATCGCAGTCAGTTCACAGTTATTCCAAATCGCAATCTTTTCTCTTCTAGCGGAGTTATGCCAGACGCTATCACTTCCGCAAAAACTGAAACCCGCAAAGACAACGCGCCGGTTCCATCGCAATTACCTATTAATGTTATTGGAACTTTAGTGCATTCAGATCCAGCCCGATCTATTGCTGCTTTGGAAATAAAAAGTAAAAACACTTCTGGCTCGTATCCTGTGGGTTCTGATATTGAAGGCTTGGCTCGTCTAGAAAAAGTTGAACGAAATATCATCTACATCCGTAACAGCAATAATGGTCTTTTGGAATATATCGAAATGAATAAGGGCGCTAATAAAGTTGCTTTCGATGCTTCAAAAGCTGAAGCTCCACGCTCTGGCAGCAAAGAAGTCGTCACTACCGGTGACAACAGCTTCTCGATCAGTCGCGCTAGTCTTTTAAAATATACGAATGATCTATCAAGTGTCTTAATGCAAGCTCGCGCCGTACCGAATCGCGACCCTAATACGGGCGAAATCAATGGCTTTAGACTACTTGATATGCAACCTGGAAGTATTTATGAGCAACTTGGTCTTCAGCGCATGGACGTCATTAAAGGAGTTAATGGCGAACCTGTGAACAGCGTACAAAAAGCGATGGAGCTTTACAATGCGCTAAAAAATGGGAATCAAGTTAAATTACAAGTTGAGCGCGGCGGTAAATCAGACACGTTCACTTACGACATTAAATAA
- the gspD gene encoding type II secretion system secretin GspD → MTFQKRIVSTVMATSLLFTLNTHAQFDDPMVLDQGGGIPPADSFSPPPAFGVPTSSPTNETVIKSSNNKSGVLNDNQRNKFARSNPEDITSENFPETIESFDFPNVEITDVIKAISELTGKNFIIDSTVRGKITIMAPSKITVAEAYKAFLSALAINGFTVVPSGGFLKIRNARSAQRDNIDTYSGTYYPNSDQMITKIVHLKHISAETVQKDLRLLASSYGEFATFPQTNSLIISDFGANIDRVMKIINQLDVPGFEDQLEVVGIKYAKAKDIAELIDKVVNKGQNRQSSVPGGGFAAGVPRFGVANTAQAATSSKQGANYFMVFPEDRTNSLVVVGNKAGIDRVKRLIAQLDFKVKAEDQGGVYVYYVKHGEAEKIAETLQQVAKDSGPRQQQGSGATPGLGLGLAPQGQAATVAGIFGGDVSIKADKNTNSLVISASKPDYDQVLGILQKLDIPRDQVYVQAIIMEMSLSDGFKASGGVVKFNESGGKSGFVGSESDLTSILNPLGGAGSAVLAFSEGPITVSNPLAGSGSASTLTIPSLVAFLKFIKSFGKTNILSTPQITAMDSQQADIEVGDRVIVGSRVVPGTNGSASLEEPTFDDATIKMSIKPFISPNSDSIRMEFTQNVKQLIQGKVPTQFVGRAQSMATRSIKTNVNVNNGDTAVIGGLIRDEETESTLKVPLLGDLPIVGWLFKGKDIQRSKVNMVVFLTPKIIRSAADQQALLNFKAQERLNFIKQQGGEDPYGSTMDQILKQNARGNNDAPPLEDLEMNLE, encoded by the coding sequence ATGACCTTTCAAAAAAGAATTGTTTCAACTGTGATGGCGACTTCGCTACTATTCACTCTGAATACACATGCTCAGTTCGACGATCCTATGGTGTTAGATCAAGGCGGTGGCATTCCACCAGCAGATTCTTTCAGTCCCCCACCAGCATTCGGTGTGCCGACGTCTTCACCTACAAACGAAACTGTTATTAAATCCTCTAATAATAAATCTGGTGTTTTAAACGATAACCAACGCAATAAATTTGCTCGCTCTAATCCAGAGGACATCACTTCTGAAAACTTCCCAGAGACAATCGAATCTTTCGACTTCCCTAACGTTGAGATTACCGACGTTATTAAAGCCATCAGTGAGTTAACAGGGAAAAACTTTATCATCGACTCGACTGTGCGTGGTAAAATTACCATTATGGCTCCAAGTAAAATTACAGTAGCTGAAGCTTATAAAGCTTTCTTGTCGGCTTTAGCTATCAATGGTTTTACAGTGGTACCAAGCGGTGGATTTCTTAAAATCCGTAATGCACGATCAGCACAGCGTGATAATATCGACACGTACTCTGGAACTTACTATCCAAACTCAGATCAAATGATCACAAAAATCGTGCACTTGAAACACATTTCAGCAGAGACAGTACAAAAAGATCTTCGCCTACTAGCTTCAAGTTATGGTGAGTTTGCAACATTTCCTCAAACGAATTCCCTTATCATTTCTGACTTCGGTGCCAACATTGATCGCGTGATGAAAATCATCAATCAGCTTGATGTTCCAGGCTTTGAAGATCAGTTAGAAGTTGTTGGGATTAAATACGCAAAAGCTAAAGACATTGCGGAACTTATTGATAAGGTTGTGAATAAGGGTCAGAATCGTCAATCCAGCGTTCCTGGCGGCGGATTTGCGGCTGGCGTTCCCCGCTTCGGCGTAGCTAATACAGCACAAGCAGCCACTAGCAGCAAACAAGGTGCAAACTACTTCATGGTTTTCCCAGAAGACAGAACGAACTCTCTTGTTGTAGTTGGAAATAAAGCAGGTATTGATCGCGTTAAACGCCTGATTGCTCAGTTAGATTTCAAAGTGAAGGCCGAAGATCAAGGTGGCGTGTATGTTTATTACGTTAAACATGGCGAAGCCGAGAAAATTGCGGAAACACTTCAACAAGTTGCAAAAGACTCTGGTCCCCGTCAGCAGCAAGGCTCGGGTGCTACTCCTGGCTTAGGACTTGGATTAGCTCCTCAAGGACAGGCAGCAACTGTGGCTGGTATTTTTGGTGGAGACGTTTCTATTAAGGCCGATAAAAATACAAACTCTTTAGTTATTTCGGCAAGCAAGCCTGACTACGATCAGGTTCTTGGTATCTTGCAAAAACTAGATATCCCACGCGATCAAGTTTACGTACAAGCCATTATTATGGAGATGAGCTTGTCTGATGGCTTCAAAGCAAGCGGTGGAGTTGTTAAGTTCAATGAATCTGGTGGTAAATCTGGATTCGTCGGTAGCGAAAGCGATCTTACCTCTATCTTGAATCCACTTGGCGGAGCCGGCAGTGCAGTTTTGGCTTTCTCTGAAGGTCCAATCACCGTGAGCAATCCCCTTGCTGGCTCTGGATCTGCTTCGACTTTGACTATTCCAAGTTTAGTGGCTTTCTTGAAATTCATTAAGAGTTTCGGAAAAACCAATATCCTTTCGACTCCACAAATCACAGCGATGGACTCTCAGCAAGCGGACATCGAAGTCGGTGATCGCGTTATCGTCGGGTCAAGAGTTGTTCCTGGAACAAATGGTTCTGCCTCTCTTGAGGAACCAACATTTGACGATGCGACTATCAAGATGTCGATCAAACCTTTCATCAGCCCTAATTCTGATAGTATCCGTATGGAGTTTACTCAGAATGTGAAGCAGTTGATTCAAGGTAAAGTTCCGACTCAGTTCGTAGGGCGCGCACAATCTATGGCCACCCGTTCGATCAAAACAAACGTTAATGTGAACAATGGCGACACAGCTGTTATCGGTGGATTGATCCGCGATGAGGAAACTGAAAGTACACTGAAAGTGCCTCTATTAGGTGACCTTCCAATCGTAGGCTGGTTATTTAAAGGTAAAGATATCCAACGCAGCAAAGTAAATATGGTTGTGTTCTTGACCCCTAAAATCATCCGTAGTGCGGCGGACCAACAAGCTCTTTTAAATTTTAAAGCTCAAGAAAGATTAAACTTCATTAAACAACAAGGCGGAGAAGATCCATATGGATCGACTATGGATCAAATCCTAAAACAAAACGCCCGTGGTAATAATGATGCTCCACCTCTTGAAGACCTTGAAATGAATCTAGAATAG